CTTCGGGTGAGCTGGATGGTGAGCGATTATTGTAGCGGATTGGCGAGAATCCGGGATCTCGCTAGTTTGACGCTTACCCAAACGTCTTGTTTGTTTGTCAGTTGCCCAGCGCCCAATCCCAAAGCGGCTGATTGGCCGTCTCGTTTGATGGATTCCATCGATTTGCATCGCCGGTTTGTCTGGTTGGGTGTTCTTTGACTTTTCCGCTACCTTGAATTGACCACTGAGTCTCGATGTCAAACGTTGACCCACAATTGGTTGATGCTGATGTATCGGAAGCAGATGATTCCGATTCGATCCCTGAGTTCATCGACCGTCTTTATCGAGAGTCATCGCGCCGAGTCTTTGCCTCGCTGGCACGTTGCTTGGGGGATTTGGATCTCGCCGAGGACGCTTTGCAAGATGCCTTTACACAGGCAGCGACTCAGTGGACCCAAGACGGTCTTCCGGACAATCCGATTGCCTGGTTGATATCCACGGGCCGATTCAAAGCGATCGACCGAATCCGCAAGGACTCAAAAATTGGACAAAACGCGGCATCGATTTCGGATCGAATCCAGCGAATCGCGGCGATCAATTCTGAGCGGGGCGATCAATCCATTGAGGATGATCGGTTGCGGTTGATCTTTACCTGTTGCCACCCGGCGATTGACCGAAGCGTGCAAATTCCATTGACGTTGCGAGAGGTTTGTGGGCTGACAACCGAGGAGATCGCGAGTGCATTTTTGACAAAGCCTGCGGCGATGGCTCAGCGGATCGTCCGCGGCAAATCCAAGATCCGAGACGCGAACATTCCGATAACGATTCCGGAACTGACTGAACTGCCTGGCCGACTGGATGTCGTGTTGTCGGTGGTCTATCTGATTTTCAATGAAGGCTACTGCGCATCCAGCGGTGATTCACTAACACGTGTCGAACTTTCATCCGAAGCGATTCGGTTGGGACGACTGCTGGTGGAACTGAGTCCTGATCCGGAAGTCAAAGGATTACTGGCGCTGATGTTGCTGCACGAGTCACGCAGGCAATCTCGCACCGATTCCGAAGGAAATATAATCCTGTTGGAAAAGCAAGATCGTAGCCGTTGGGATTCGGAAATGATTGCGGAGGGACGACGTTTGGTTGAGCAGGCGATCGCGTCTCGTCGAGTCGGTGGCTATACGATTCAGGCAGCCATTTCGGCGGTCCACTCAGAAGCGCAGTCGGCGTCCGACACAGACTGGGCTCAAATTGTGGCTCTTTACGATGTCTTGATGTTGCTGGAAGGCTCGCCGGTGGTCGAGCTAAATCGCGCAGTTGCGGTGGCGATGCGTGACCAGCCGAGTGCCGGTGTTGAGCTAATCGAGCGAATTCATCAACGGGGGCAGTTGCTCGAATACGCTCCGGCATTTTCCGCCTTGGCTGAATTGCAAAGGCGATCTGGTCGTTCTGCGGTAGCCGCCGAATTGTTTCGAAAGGCGCTTGAGCTGACAACGCAGCAATCCGAGCGTCGATTCCTTCAGCAACGAATTGATGAGATGGAAAGTTAGAGACGAATCTTTGAAAACTTAGTCGTATTCTGTCGATCGATCGCCTGACGATTCGACTGACTCTTATTCGCAGTGCTCGCCTACCGGATATTTGAAATTCGCTTGCGCGTCTCGTTCGTGAATCCACGACCGTTCGGCATTCTGCGATCCCCAACGGCATCAACGTTTCTGTGCTCAATAATCAAAGGAATCCAAACATGGGTCACACGGCTAACCTGTCGGCGCCACCAACTGTCACGACCTACTTGTTCTTCGCGGGGCGTTGCGAAGAAGCGATCGATTTTTACCAGCAGGCACTAGGTGCCACCGTGGTTTCGAAGCTACGTTGGAGCGACTCACCAGATCCCCATGCCTGCGCGAGTGTTGCTGATGACTGGAAAGATAAAATCATGCATGTCAGCTTTAACGTTGGCGAAACGCTCGTGATGGGGTCCGATGGTTCGGGCAGTCCTGCGGAGAAGTCCGCGGGGTTCGAGGGCTTTCGATTAACTTTAACCCTCGCGAGCAAGTCCGATTGCAGTGCGGTCTTTGATGCGCTTTCGGCTGAAGGAACTGTTGACGTGCCACTTGCCGAAAGCTTCTTTTCGCCGATGTTCGGAATGGTGACCGACAAGTTTGGTGTTGCTTGGATGGTGATGATGCAGGGTGAGGTCAGCTGAAAAAGCCCATTTGGATTTGCCAACAGGTTAGGTTTGCCAATAGGGAGCAATGTGATGAAGTATATGTTGTTGATCTATGGAGCAGAAAGCGATTGGACCGAGTCCGAACGCACGGAATGTATGCTGGAATCGAAACGGATCAGCGATGAATTGAAAGAGCAGGGAATGTTGATCGATAGTGCTCCGCTGCACAGCGTTTCGAGCGCGACTTGCATTCAGGTTCGCGATGGCAGACGGCTAACGACTGACGGCCCATTCGCCGAAACCGCTGAACAGCTTGGAGGGTACTATCTGATCGACGTCGAAGATCTTGATGAGGCGATCAAGATTGCTGAGCGTTTGCCGCCAGCAAGCAAAGGGACTGTTGAAATTCGACCCCTGTTTCCGATCCCGAGCGCGTAAATCGCTATCATGGCGGTCTCCCCAGAAATTGCTCCGGTCACTTTCGGGCGAATTTTTCCGGGATCGTTGGACCGCGCCTTAGACTTGGTTCGATCGGGCCTACCTTTTGTGGGATAATGTATCGTCGGAACGTGACGCTGGAGCGTCCTTCGCTGTATGTTTGCAGCGTGTGGGACGCGCAGGGTAACGCGTTCATGTTCGATGCCAGCACACTACGATCCTGGTACACGATGAGTGGACCGGAAGGTCTGGCTGATATGGGCACCGATTCACCGATAGAGTTAGGCTGTCAGTTGTCCTTCGGCTGTTTCACTTGTGAACTGCGCTAAGGCCATACCGAACGAAGGGATTGAAGATTTTGTGCTGTTGTCGATGCAAAACCATTTCCCCTGTCTTTCGCATTTGAGATAGATAGGAGATCGTTTGATGAGCATTCGCTCCGACACGAAATCGTGGCAACGCTGGTTTGCCGGTCGCAACGAGGCACTGATGTTCTGCCTTGCGCTTGTGTATTTGATCTGCGTCGCGATCTTGATCGTGGTCTGGGTCGACATGCCCGGGTTGAAACAAAGTGCGGTTGAAACGCTGGGCGAGGGTAATTTAGACGAGCCTTCTCTGTTTCGTTATGCGATCGGCCTTGAACACGTTGTCGTGTTCCTGATGGGATTGGTTTGGATCGTGACGATCGCGGAGTCCATCGTTCACTGGTCCACAAGGCCTTGGGATAGCGAGATGCGGAAGCATCACTTGCAAGGCTTGTTGTTTTGTCTTTGCCCTGCCCTTCGGATGGGAGCGAGCAGCCCAGAGATGCATGGTCGCATTTGGTTGCCGGGGTTTGGCTGGCGGCAAGGCGGGCGTAGGCTTCAACGTCAACTGGAACGCAAATTCAGCGTCCCGATGATGATCGTGGCGCTACTGATCATGCCGATCCTGGTGGTCGAATTCTTCATGAAAGACCAAGTCGCGGCCTATGGATTGCTGCGATTGTTTCTGCATATGGGAACCGGGGTTATTTGGTTCGCATTTGCGGCTGAGTTCATTCTGATGGTTTCGATTGCTGAAAAGAAGATTCAGTATTGCAAAGATCATTGGATCGACTTGGCCATCATCTTAATTCCGTTGGTCTCATTCCTACGGTCGCTCAGTTTGGCCCGCACGACAAAGCTGGCAAACCTGGTTCGGTTTCAGCAATTGTCAAACGCCATGCGTGCATACCGTTTGCGTGGAACCGCGATCAAAGCGTTCCGAGTGTTGGTGTTGTTTGACATTTTTGAACGCTTGTTAAGCCCCAATTGCGAACGTCGCATCGAAAAGATGGAAGCGCAGCTCGAGGAGCTTGAAAAGCAATCACGGTTGCTACGTCAGCGAATTGCCAAACTGAAAATTGAAGCGTCGGAACAGTCAAGCGATGGTGACTCGACGGTCGAGTCTACATCTTCGACATAGAAGGCCTGCTAAGATGCCGTTGCCGTTGAAAGGGATTTCTTTTTGCTGAACCTTTTGACCAAAAGGTAAAACGCGATCGCAGCGAATATGCCACAGCCATCTGCGAACAAGTCCCAAACGTCTGGGTGCCGTCCCGGCGAGAAACGTTGGCTCCATTCGTCAACGCAACCGTAGAGCAGCAGCAGTGTCGCGATTCCACCAAAACGGTAAAGGTTCGGGTATCGGTGTTTCCGGTTGGTGTGTGTGACGTAGCACAGCAAGAGGGATAGCACGAAATAGCCGGCGAAATGTTTCGACTTGTCGTGCAATTCTGGAGTGATCAGTGTCGTCGATGGTAGGTGTGTTCCGGCAAAGAGTACAATCCAGTACGACACCAGCAGGATGACGCCGAGACGTAATCCAAGTATCTTGATTCCAGAGACGGGACGCATCGCTTCCGTTCGTTATTTTGCGTTTGTGAGAATGTGAAATGAAGTGCCGATGGTGTCGGCCTTGATCGCTCGTTGGCTGTTTTTTGCACCCAAACCAGAGAACATCAAACCGGCGATCAATGAATCGGCTAACAATGTGCCGCCAAACAGTACTTAGGACTACCAGTCATGGACAGCTTCGATCGATGCGGCAACCACCGCATTGGGGCAGTTAGCATGCACGTCAACCGAAGTGCAATACAATAGGCCGTAGCGGGCGTAAATTTTACCTGACGAACTTTCTTGGACGAGGATTCTGTTTTGAAACGCTGCCAACCTCTCGCGTCACATATCGCAATTTGCGTCGCCGTAGTGGCGTTGACCACTTTCGGTACCAGCAACCTCATGGCGCAAGAAGCCTCAACTGGTGCCAAACCACCCGCATCCAGTCAATCCAAGGATAGTTCTAAAGACGAGGCGGATTCAAACGCCAAAAAAGATTGGATTTCACTGAATGATCACTGGAAAAAATGCGAATTTGGCGGCGATGGTGAAATCACGATCAAAGACGGGCATATTCGTATGGAATTCGGTCAGCCGCTGACTGGCGTTCGCTGGGGAGGCCCCTTCGAAGGCGAAAAGGATGCCAAACCCAGTGAAAGTCAGACCAGTGATGTCAAAGCTCTGCCACGCAACAACTATGAAGTCCGTTGGGAATGCCGCCGAGATCGCGGTGTCGACTTTGTTTGTGCAATGACGTTTCCGGTCGGCAAAGAGGTCGCCAGTTTGGTGATGGGGGGCTGGGGCGGTGGCGTGACCGGAATCAGCAGCATCGACGGTCATGACGCCAGTGACAACGAAACGACGATGTTCAAAGCCTATGATGACGAGCGTTGGTACAAAGCACGGGTGCGTGTCGAAGATGTCCAGATCACCGTCTGGATCGATGACATCAAAATGTTCGATGTGCCTCGCAAAGATCGCAAGTTCGATATTCGCTTTGAAATGGATCCGTGCACGCCTTTGGGGATTGCCAACTTCGAGTGTGATTCGCAGTTTCGTAATATCGCTATTCGACGTCTAAAGCCCAGTGAATTGGCGAAAGAGGATAGCGACGAATAGGGTCAGTGCATCTTCGGATGCTTTGTCGATTTGATACGTGTAGAACCACGCTTCTGATTGTGCAAGCGTCGTATCGATCCGTGAACTAATAACGTCAAGCCTCTACCGAGTGCGGAGGCGAGCCCTCAATTCGACCAGTGAATGCGATCCGTTGTTCGCCCTTGGCAAACACGCCTGACATTCGCATTCTCACTCTCCAAATGACAATCTTGGCAAGATGCCGAAATGGGAAGTTTGAACCAGCAAGATATCGATGAGCACTTCATGGGCCGCGCTCTTGAGTTGGCGCAGCAAGCCGCGTTGGCGGATGAAGTTCCTGTAGGCGCGATCATCATTCGTGAACATCAAACGATCGCCGCGGCGGCCAATGAAAGGGTTGCGCTGAAGGACCCAACGGCACATGCGGAGATGATTGCGATCACACAAGCCGCGGCGGCGTTGGGAGATTGGCGACTGGAGAAATGCACGCTCTATGTCACGCTGGAACCTTGTCCGATGTGTGCCGGAGCGATTTTGCAGAGCCGCATACCTCGTGTCGTCTTTGGGGCAACGGACCCGAAAGGCGGCGCCGTGGTTAGTCTTTTTCAGCTTTTGTCGGACAATCGATTGAATCACCGATCGGAAATCTGTTCTGGGATCATGGCTGATCGATGCGGTCAAATCTTGACCGATTTCTTTGCCAGCAAGCGAGCGTTGGGCAAGAAGTAGTTGGCTGTTTCACGACGGAGTGTGATGTCGTATTGGAACTGTGGCCGTTTTCTGCTTTTGCCGTGAAAGACGCAGCGATATCACGTTTTTGGTAGCCGTTTGATTGGTCAACGGGAATCAAATTCCTGGCATTTCGCAGTCGTTTTGTTTCACAACTGAGTCGCTGGTCAGTGCAAACGGACGACGTTTCAGGCCGGATGTTAAACTGTGACGATTCCCAAGATTCTCGCACTTTTGCTACATCTGGCGATAAACAGGCTAAGCACTGGCGAGTGTCATGTCCGATAAGACCGTCACGACCGGATCTTTGTGCGAGTAACGCACAAGATTTCATTTTGCACCTTGGCGCGTGCCGTGGGGGGAAGCCATGTCGCTTTCCGAGCGGACGCTACGGACGACTTTAATTAGACGGTGGAACAGCGATGTCGGTACGGAAGCTGACGGCTAGAGTTATTGGATCTCTTGTGTTGCTTTGCGGCATGGCTTCGGCCCAGGCTCAACAGCATCTCCCAATTGCCGATCCATTCGAGTTCGAACCTGATTTTCGTTGGTTTGAACCGATCTATGATGCGGATTTGGCGGACATTAAGCCAAAGAAACGGGCAAACACAGGTTGGTTTGCCACCTACGATCGACTGTACCTTTATGGCAGTCGACCTGAGATTGACACCATTGATTTCGGGGAATTTGACACTCGACTCGACGGTGGTGCAGGTCACCGCTACGAAGTCGGCTTCATGCTTCCCGATGCTGATACAGGATTCCTGTTCAGCTGGGTCAACAATGATGTTGGCGAATTTTATCGGACACGCCATGAGCGTGGAAACCGCATCAACGAAGATGAGTTGGGCGGCACCGCAACCAACCAGGGAAACCCCTTCGGTTTGGAAGCGATTCCAGGTATCTCCAACAATACCGGATTCAACTACCGCTTTGTCGACGAGTTGGATAGCTTGAACGTGATGTCATTTGACAGCTACGAACTGAGCAAGACTTGGCGAATGGAGCCGTATCACTACGGTGGAATCCTGGAGCCATTGGTCGGCGTACGCTGGTTCCGATTGAAGGACACCTACGCGGCGTCAAACTTCGTTAGCTCGAACGATCCGATCCAACTGGCAGCCACACCAAACTTTGAAACGACGTTTGGCAACGCTGCGGAACAGTTGACGATCGACCAAGCGTTCACCGAAAACGAAGCACTGACTGCACAGCTCGGTTTCCGTTACTTCAAGTTCATCGATCGCTTTATCCTGTCAGCTGACTTCCGAGCCTTCGCTGGTGGAAACTGGCAAAGCAGCGTTAGCAACAAATGGATCGAAACCGTCGTTTACGATTCGACCGCACCGATCACGCAAGGTGACGAAGTGGCTCGAATCCTTCGAGAGTCGACCTCACCGGTCCACTCGCGAAACGAAGAGTTCTTCTTGGGCTTCGATGTTCGTGGCGACTTGGCATACCAGATCACCCGTGACATCACTGTCCGAACTGGTTTCCAACTGATCGACATCGAGCGTGGACTGTGGCGAGGCGGAAACGGTACGAATGCATCGGTTCCCGGTGGCGACAATGACCAAGATTACCTGATGGTCGGCTACACCTTCGGTTTGACTTTGAATCGATAAGTCAAACATCCGGTCGATCAAAATTGGTGCAAAAGAAAAGCCACGGCGGAATCATTCCGTCGTGGCTTTTGCTATATGTCTGGTTGGGAAGGTGGCTGAAAACTATTGCTTTGAAGCCATCTCTCGCAACTCTTCCAGCTCCATCGTCAGACGATGACGAAGCGGGCTTTCTGGACGAAGCTCTTCATCCAGCAGATCCTCTGCCTTGTCGAAAACGTCTTCCCCTCGGTTGGGGTCGCTGATCAGGCTGCGGAACATTTCTTCAACGGTAGCTTCGGT
This genomic interval from Stieleria sp. JC731 contains the following:
- a CDS encoding RNA polymerase sigma factor, with the protein product MSNVDPQLVDADVSEADDSDSIPEFIDRLYRESSRRVFASLARCLGDLDLAEDALQDAFTQAATQWTQDGLPDNPIAWLISTGRFKAIDRIRKDSKIGQNAASISDRIQRIAAINSERGDQSIEDDRLRLIFTCCHPAIDRSVQIPLTLREVCGLTTEEIASAFLTKPAAMAQRIVRGKSKIRDANIPITIPELTELPGRLDVVLSVVYLIFNEGYCASSGDSLTRVELSSEAIRLGRLLVELSPDPEVKGLLALMLLHESRRQSRTDSEGNIILLEKQDRSRWDSEMIAEGRRLVEQAIASRRVGGYTIQAAISAVHSEAQSASDTDWAQIVALYDVLMLLEGSPVVELNRAVAVAMRDQPSAGVELIERIHQRGQLLEYAPAFSALAELQRRSGRSAVAAELFRKALELTTQQSERRFLQQRIDEMES
- a CDS encoding VOC family protein, whose protein sequence is MGHTANLSAPPTVTTYLFFAGRCEEAIDFYQQALGATVVSKLRWSDSPDPHACASVADDWKDKIMHVSFNVGETLVMGSDGSGSPAEKSAGFEGFRLTLTLASKSDCSAVFDALSAEGTVDVPLAESFFSPMFGMVTDKFGVAWMVMMQGEVS
- a CDS encoding YciI family protein, with amino-acid sequence MKYMLLIYGAESDWTESERTECMLESKRISDELKEQGMLIDSAPLHSVSSATCIQVRDGRRLTTDGPFAETAEQLGGYYLIDVEDLDEAIKIAERLPPASKGTVEIRPLFPIPSA
- a CDS encoding prefoldin subunit, which translates into the protein MSIRSDTKSWQRWFAGRNEALMFCLALVYLICVAILIVVWVDMPGLKQSAVETLGEGNLDEPSLFRYAIGLEHVVVFLMGLVWIVTIAESIVHWSTRPWDSEMRKHHLQGLLFCLCPALRMGASSPEMHGRIWLPGFGWRQGGRRLQRQLERKFSVPMMIVALLIMPILVVEFFMKDQVAAYGLLRLFLHMGTGVIWFAFAAEFILMVSIAEKKIQYCKDHWIDLAIILIPLVSFLRSLSLARTTKLANLVRFQQLSNAMRAYRLRGTAIKAFRVLVLFDIFERLLSPNCERRIEKMEAQLEELEKQSRLLRQRIAKLKIEASEQSSDGDSTVESTSST
- a CDS encoding VanZ family protein, whose translation is MRPVSGIKILGLRLGVILLVSYWIVLFAGTHLPSTTLITPELHDKSKHFAGYFVLSLLLCYVTHTNRKHRYPNLYRFGGIATLLLLYGCVDEWSQRFSPGRHPDVWDLFADGCGIFAAIAFYLLVKRFSKKKSLSTATAS
- a CDS encoding DUF1080 domain-containing protein is translated as MAQEASTGAKPPASSQSKDSSKDEADSNAKKDWISLNDHWKKCEFGGDGEITIKDGHIRMEFGQPLTGVRWGGPFEGEKDAKPSESQTSDVKALPRNNYEVRWECRRDRGVDFVCAMTFPVGKEVASLVMGGWGGGVTGISSIDGHDASDNETTMFKAYDDERWYKARVRVEDVQITVWIDDIKMFDVPRKDRKFDIRFEMDPCTPLGIANFECDSQFRNIAIRRLKPSELAKEDSDE
- the tadA gene encoding tRNA adenosine(34) deaminase TadA — protein: MGSLNQQDIDEHFMGRALELAQQAALADEVPVGAIIIREHQTIAAAANERVALKDPTAHAEMIAITQAAAALGDWRLEKCTLYVTLEPCPMCAGAILQSRIPRVVFGATDPKGGAVVSLFQLLSDNRLNHRSEICSGIMADRCGQILTDFFASKRALGKK